A stretch of Blautia liquoris DNA encodes these proteins:
- a CDS encoding MFS transporter, producing MRKQGLLLFFINAFVYISGVFYTPFISSYYSTKGISPTRIGILLMIGPITAIFVQPFWGKLSDSRGKRKLVLSVAVAGSCFAMCAYYIGNSFASYIFATVLVNIFTLSIIPLSDALLISLTGSLGISFSWVRLGGTLGYAAMAVFAGIILKRYPQMQFALSSCSYALLLLLISFLPKDDKLNKIKSTKKRIKPIKIISISNIFLSNEIYLVLFSVLICQIGLSFYSGFMGPYLIQQGYSQREIGIMNCLSALSEVPVLLVIDKIRQRVGEIPVLLFSCFMTAIRIFIFTGESIFSAALAQLLQGTTYMTTYYCAALYIGKNVREGKLSQGQGILGTVQMGMGAVLGSFIGGLTVDYIGFRKAFLFVSIILFVLSGFILTYFRIIQVGSVKRRG from the coding sequence ATGAGAAAACAAGGACTTCTTTTGTTCTTTATCAATGCTTTTGTCTATATCAGTGGGGTCTTTTATACACCCTTTATTAGTTCGTATTATTCCACGAAAGGAATTTCGCCGACAAGGATTGGAATATTATTAATGATTGGCCCGATAACAGCAATCTTCGTGCAGCCTTTTTGGGGAAAACTCAGTGATTCCAGAGGAAAACGAAAGCTTGTACTTTCCGTGGCGGTAGCCGGCAGCTGTTTTGCAATGTGCGCATATTACATAGGAAATAGTTTCGCGAGCTATATATTTGCTACGGTTTTGGTGAATATTTTCACTTTGAGCATAATTCCTTTAAGTGATGCGTTGCTTATCAGTCTCACGGGCTCTCTTGGGATCAGTTTCTCATGGGTGAGGTTAGGAGGCACCCTTGGTTATGCAGCAATGGCAGTTTTTGCGGGAATTATTTTGAAAAGGTATCCGCAGATGCAGTTTGCACTCAGCAGTTGTAGTTATGCTCTTTTACTACTTTTGATCTCTTTTCTTCCTAAAGATGATAAGCTTAACAAAATTAAATCGACGAAAAAAAGGATAAAACCAATCAAGATAATATCAATAAGTAATATTTTCCTTTCGAATGAAATATATCTGGTTTTGTTTTCTGTCTTGATATGCCAGATCGGACTTAGCTTTTACTCGGGATTTATGGGACCATATCTGATTCAACAAGGGTATTCACAAAGAGAAATTGGGATCATGAATTGTCTGTCTGCATTGAGTGAAGTTCCGGTTCTTCTGGTTATTGATAAAATAAGGCAGAGAGTCGGGGAAATACCAGTTTTACTGTTTTCATGTTTTATGACTGCGATAAGAATCTTTATTTTTACAGGTGAATCCATTTTTTCAGCTGCTCTGGCACAACTTTTACAGGGAACAACTTATATGACTACATATTATTGCGCGGCTTTGTATATTGGGAAGAATGTAAGAGAGGGGAAACTTTCGCAAGGGCAGGGAATTCTTGGCACAGTACAGATGGGAATGGGTGCTGTTCTGGGGTCATTCATAGGCGGATTAACTGTAGACTACATAGGCTTTAGAAAAGCATTCTTATTTGTATCCATAATTTTGTTCGTATTGAGCGGATTTATTTTAACTTATTTTAGAATTATTCAAGTTGGTTCTGTAAAAAGGAGAGGGTAG
- a CDS encoding carbohydrate kinase family protein: protein MGFDVVGIDMPCWDLAVNLDEYPLPNTSGPVNRLSWQGGGKVSTGIIAAARLGAKCSISGAVGDDLFGQLCIRDFKEHGIHTGRLLVRQDATTGFSVVISDKNTMGRSILYRRGTAKNLSTIEFDKEILKDTRYLFISSINDTTVMAVKAAREEGIKIMIDADSYTDDLPALIPMIDVFVGSEFVYSELFDNPDQFRKNLESIYVRGPKIVVFTFGEKGSCGFCREGYFEVSAYKVKVEDTLGAGDVFHGAFVVGLLKGFSAEETTRFASAVSAIKCTKIGGRAGIPDYDTAIEFMKTGLIHSDELDERVNKYERGVENV from the coding sequence ATGGGATTTGATGTTGTGGGAATTGATATGCCTTGTTGGGATCTGGCTGTCAATCTGGATGAATATCCCTTGCCTAATACATCCGGGCCGGTTAACAGATTGAGTTGGCAGGGAGGAGGCAAGGTTTCAACAGGAATTATCGCAGCAGCAAGACTGGGCGCGAAATGTTCGATTAGTGGTGCGGTGGGAGATGATTTGTTTGGACAGCTTTGCATCAGGGATTTTAAAGAGCACGGCATTCATACAGGCAGATTGCTTGTCCGACAAGATGCGACAACTGGTTTTTCAGTAGTAATCAGTGACAAAAACACGATGGGACGAAGTATCTTATATCGCAGAGGAACTGCAAAGAATCTCAGCACAATCGAGTTTGACAAAGAGATTTTAAAAGATACAAGATATCTGTTTATATCATCAATTAATGATACAACAGTAATGGCTGTGAAAGCGGCCAGAGAAGAAGGAATTAAGATCATGATAGATGCTGATTCTTATACAGATGATTTACCGGCCCTTATTCCGATGATTGATGTCTTTGTCGGTTCAGAATTTGTTTATAGCGAACTGTTTGATAATCCGGATCAATTTAGAAAGAATCTGGAAAGCATCTATGTCAGGGGTCCTAAGATCGTTGTTTTTACATTTGGAGAAAAAGGTTCTTGTGGATTTTGCAGAGAAGGGTATTTTGAAGTGTCTGCATATAAAGTTAAAGTTGAGGACACGTTAGGAGCCGGAGATGTCTTCCATGGTGCTTTTGTTGTGGGATTGTTAAAGGGGTTCTCTGCGGAAGAGACAACAAGATTTGCAAGTGCGGTATCGGCGATAAAATGTACAAAAATTGGAGGAAGAGCCGGGATACCAGATTACGATACAGCTATAGAGTTTATGAAAACAGGTCTTATTCACTCAGATGAGCTGGATGAGCGTGTAAACAAATATGAAAGAGGTGTTGAAAATGTATAA